In Vulpes lagopus strain Blue_001 chromosome 1, ASM1834538v1, whole genome shotgun sequence, a genomic segment contains:
- the LOC121499446 gene encoding olfactory receptor 5H2-like — translation METKNATELEAFVLTGLTYQPEWQIPLFLVFLVIYLITIVGNLGLIALICNDSQLFIPMYLFLGSLAFVDAWISSTVTPKMLVNFFAKSWTISLSECMIQFFFFTTGATTECFLLATMAYDRYVAICKPLLYPVIMTNRLSMQLLVSSLVGGFLHAIIHVGFLFRLTFCNTNIIHHFYCDIMPLFKISCMDPSINILIVYIFSGSIQMLTILIVLISYTLVLFIILKKKSLQGIRKAFSTCGAHLLSVSLYYGPLLFMYVRPRSAQADDQDMMDSLFYTVIIPVLNPIIYSLRNKKVIDSLRKILKRNA, via the coding sequence ATGGAAACTAAAAATGCAACAGAACTGGAAGCGTTTGTTCTCACAGGACTCACATATCAACCTGAGTGGCAAATTCCTCTGTTCCTGGTGTTCTTGGTTATCTATCTCATCACCATTGTGGGGAACCTTGGTCTGATTGCTCTCATCTGCAATGATTCTCAGCTTTTCATCCCCATGTACTTATTCCTTGGCAGTCTGGCATTTGTGGATGCCTGGATATCATCCACAGTGACCCCCAAGATGCTGGTCAACTTCTTTGCCAAGAGCTGGACGATTTCTCTCTCTGAATGCAtgatacagttttttttctttacaactgGTGCAACCACAGAATGTTTTCTGCTGGCAACAATGGCATATGATCGCTATGTGGCCATATGCAAACCTTTACTTTATCCAGTGATTATGACCAACAGACTATCCATGCAGCTGTTAGTTTCCTCACTTGTCGGTGGCTTTCTTCATGCCATAATTCATGTAGGCTTTTTATTCAGATTAACCTTCTGTAATACTAACATAATACATCACTTTTACTGTGACATCAtgccattatttaaaatttcttgtatGGATCCTTCTATTAATATTCTCATAGTATACATTTTTTCTGGGTCAATTCAGATGCTCACCATTCTGATTGTTCTTATCTCTTACACATTAGTTCtctttataatcttaaaaaagaagtctcTACAAGGCATAAGGAAAGCCTTCTCTACCTGTGGGGCCCATCTCTTATCTGTGTCTTTGTACTATGGCCCCCTCCTTTTCATGTATGTGCGCCCTAGATCTGCACAAGCAGATGATCAAGATATGATGGATTCTCTGTTTTACACTGTCATAATTCCAGTTTTAAATCCAATTATTTACAGCCTGAGAAACAAGAAAGTCATAGAttcactgagaaaaatattaaagagaaatgcTTAG
- the LOC121487240 gene encoding olfactory receptor 5AC1-like, with amino-acid sequence MKAASSFVNLATHKDDLALLISFSESDGNKTQVTEFILTGLTDRPGLQVPLFLVFLVIYLTTMVGNLALIFLIWKDPLLHTPMYLLLGSLAFADACSSSSVTPRMLMDFLSKNHMISLVECITQFYIFASSANTECFLLVVMAYDRYVAICNPLLYPVVMSNIFCIQLLSVSYIIGFLHPMMHVSLLCRLTFCKSNVIHYFYCEILQLFKISCTDPRVNMLLIFIFSVFIQFFTFMTIIISYSYVLFAILKKKSEKGRSKAFSTCSAHLLSVSLFYGTLFFMYVRPGSGPAENQDKMYSVFYTIIIPLLNPFIYSLRNKEVIDGLEDSILEKKVNIPKCIYRFNKKPSKNHSKISYRNR; translated from the exons tGATCAGCTTCAGTGAATCTGATGGAAACAAAACACAGGTGACTGAGTTTATTCTCACAGGACTTACAGATCGTCCAGGACTGCAGGTCCCCCTGTTCCTGGTGTTCTTGGTCATCTACCTCACCACCATGGTGGGCAACCTGGCACTGATTTTTCTCATCTGGAAGGACCCCCTTCttcacacccccatgtacttaCTCCTTGGCAGTTTGGCCTTTGCAGATGCTTGTTCCTCATCTTCTGTGACTCCCAGGATGCTAATGGATTTTTTATCTAAGAATCATATGATATCACTGGTTGAGTGCATCacccaattttatatttttgcttccaGTGCAAACACAGAGTGTTTCCTCCTGGTagtgatggcctatgaccgctatgtaGCCATATGCAACCCTTTGCTTTATCCAGTGGTGATGTCCAATATCTTCTGCATTCAGTTATTAAGTGTTTCATATATTATTGGGTTTCTGCACCCTATGATGCATGTCAGTTTGTTATGTAGATTAACTTTCTGCAAGTCTAATGTAATACATTATTTCTACTGTGAAATTTTACAATTGTTTAAGATTTCCTGTACTGACCCTAGAGTTAATATGCtcctgatttttatattttcagtctttATACAGTTTTTCACTTTCATGACTATTATCATTTCTTATTCCTATGTCCTCTTTGCCATCCTGAAAAAGAAGTCTGAAAAGGGCAGGAGCAAAGCCTTCTCCACGTGCAGCGCCCACCTGCTCTCTGTCTCCTTGTTCTATGGCACCCTATTCTTCATGTATGTGCGTCCTGGGTCTGGGCCAGCTGAAAATCAAGATAAAATGTATTCTGTATTTTACACAATAATAATTCCCCTACTAAATCCTTTTATTTACAGTCTGAGAAACAAAGAGGTGATAG atgggttggaagattcaatattggaaaaaaaagtcaatatccCTAAATGcatctacagatttaataaaaAGCCCAGTAAAAATCACAGCAAGATTTCTTATAGAAACAGATAA